A region of Paenibacillus sp. JNUCC-31 DNA encodes the following proteins:
- a CDS encoding transglycosylase domain-containing protein — MTQPRQKTRKRGFRIRKIIKSLTLLAILGLIAMAAGLVYLYATSLPLADSDRNSRLLDSQGEVIATFSAGGKDSVPVQLGDISPDLVHATLAVEDRKFYDHVGFDIRGMGRAVLVNLEHMQMSQGASTLTQQLARNLYLSHEKTWTRKAKEAMYTAQLEMKYSKDEILQMYLNEIYYGHGAYGIEAASRMYFGKSAKQLTLAESAMLAGIPKGPTYYSPYNHMKNAKDRQKVVLNAMAETGKITQAEADKAYGEMLSFKPESERKTVESAPYFRDYIRNLAIKELGISEAMLDHGGLNIYTTLDLRVQKAAEDAVANGMDAKSELETALVSIDPRTGYIKAMVGGKNYRTNQINHVLATTRQPGSAFKPIMYLAALESKQLTSASMFKSEPTLFHYDNDRKTYKPGNFGDKYLGEIDLRQAIAASDNIYAVNTIMQIGPEQVVDMAQSLGITSNLSPVPSLALGTSPVSPLEMASAFSVIAAGGKRTPPVAILQVTDAAGRILYESPQTQAETVVEPAAAYVLTRLMESVFENGGTGNRVSAAIKRPVAGKTGTTNTDAWLVGFTPELSTAVWVGYDQGKAISTSDGRRAAPMFAQFTEKALASVPPKIFTVPDNVVSVYIDPESGKLAGNGCAEKRLEVFIDGTEPTEVCRSASDDSGSENDKDSLEVQNQQGIQEEKHSWWKDFKRWWVE; from the coding sequence ATGACCCAACCACGTCAAAAGACCCGCAAACGCGGGTTCCGTATACGAAAAATCATTAAAAGCCTCACTCTGCTCGCTATTCTCGGCCTGATCGCCATGGCAGCAGGGTTGGTCTATCTATACGCAACCAGCCTGCCGCTGGCCGACTCGGATCGCAATTCCAGACTTCTTGATAGCCAAGGCGAAGTGATCGCTACATTCTCTGCCGGGGGCAAAGACTCGGTACCTGTGCAACTGGGAGACATCTCCCCCGATTTGGTCCATGCCACACTGGCTGTAGAGGACCGCAAATTCTATGATCATGTCGGCTTCGACATCCGAGGAATGGGACGGGCTGTACTCGTTAATCTGGAACATATGCAGATGTCTCAGGGCGCAAGTACACTGACCCAACAGCTCGCACGCAACTTGTATTTGTCGCATGAAAAGACATGGACTCGCAAAGCCAAGGAAGCCATGTACACGGCACAATTGGAGATGAAATACAGCAAGGATGAAATTCTGCAAATGTACCTGAATGAAATTTATTACGGTCATGGCGCCTACGGGATTGAAGCAGCCTCGCGGATGTATTTTGGCAAATCAGCCAAACAGTTGACCCTTGCCGAAAGTGCCATGCTTGCCGGCATTCCAAAGGGTCCAACCTACTATTCTCCATATAACCATATGAAGAACGCCAAGGATCGGCAAAAGGTCGTATTAAATGCGATGGCTGAAACCGGCAAGATTACGCAAGCCGAAGCAGACAAAGCTTATGGGGAAATGCTCTCGTTCAAACCGGAAAGCGAACGTAAAACCGTGGAAAGTGCCCCCTACTTCAGAGACTATATCCGGAATCTGGCCATCAAGGAATTGGGTATCAGTGAAGCGATGCTGGATCATGGCGGATTGAATATATACACCACTCTGGATCTGCGTGTGCAAAAGGCGGCAGAAGACGCCGTAGCCAACGGCATGGACGCCAAAAGTGAGCTGGAAACCGCCCTCGTGTCCATCGACCCTCGTACTGGATATATCAAAGCGATGGTGGGCGGTAAAAATTACCGCACCAATCAGATTAACCATGTACTGGCGACTACACGCCAGCCAGGATCTGCTTTTAAACCGATCATGTATCTGGCTGCCCTGGAATCCAAACAACTTACCAGTGCATCCATGTTTAAAAGTGAGCCAACCCTGTTTCATTATGACAATGATCGCAAGACCTATAAACCCGGTAACTTCGGAGACAAATATCTGGGTGAGATTGACCTGAGGCAAGCCATCGCCGCTTCGGACAATATCTATGCAGTGAATACGATTATGCAGATTGGACCAGAACAAGTGGTAGATATGGCCCAGAGTCTGGGGATTACAAGCAACCTGAGTCCGGTTCCCTCTCTTGCACTCGGCACCTCACCAGTCAGTCCACTGGAAATGGCTTCAGCCTTTTCTGTCATTGCTGCTGGCGGGAAGCGTACGCCACCTGTGGCTATCCTGCAAGTGACGGATGCCGCTGGGCGTATCCTATATGAATCACCGCAGACCCAGGCCGAGACGGTTGTAGAACCCGCTGCAGCCTATGTATTAACCCGTTTAATGGAAAGTGTGTTCGAAAATGGTGGCACGGGTAACCGGGTCTCCGCCGCCATCAAACGGCCTGTTGCTGGCAAAACCGGAACAACGAATACGGACGCCTGGCTGGTCGGTTTCACCCCAGAGCTCTCCACGGCGGTCTGGGTCGGTTATGATCAGGGTAAAGCCATTTCCACTTCGGATGGACGTCGTGCAGCACCGATGTTTGCCCAATTCACGGAAAAGGCTCTTGCAAGTGTTCCACCAAAGATTTTCACCGTACCTGATAACGTCGTCAGTGTGTATATCGATCCCGAGTCCGGCAAACTGGCTGGTAATGGCTGCGCCGAGAAACGGCTGGAAGTTTTTATCGACGGGACGGAACCGACCGAGGTCTGTCGCAGCGCTTCGGACGATTCGGGTTCAGAGAATGATAAAGACAGTCTTGAGGTGCAAAACCAGCAAGGAATACAGGAAGAGAAGC
- the speE gene encoding polyamine aminopropyltransferase — MELWFTEKQTPVFGITAKIKQTYVSEKTEFQDLAMVETEEFGNMLLLDGMVMTTVKDEFVYHEMAAHPALNTHPNPKKVLVVGGGDGGVIREVIKHAAVEKAVLVEIDGKVIEYSKKYLPEIAGKLDEPNVEVLVNDGYMHIIEHKNEYDVIIVDSTEPVGPAAPLFERGFYQGIYEALKEDGIFVAQTDNPWFKADLIQKVNKDVKEIFPIVHVYGCNIPTYPSGLWTFTMGSKKHNPLEVDETQIPEMDTKYYSPRLHKAAFVLPKFVEDLTK; from the coding sequence ATGGAATTGTGGTTTACGGAGAAACAGACCCCTGTATTCGGGATCACCGCGAAAATTAAACAGACGTATGTAAGCGAAAAGACTGAATTTCAAGATTTGGCTATGGTAGAAACCGAAGAATTCGGCAACATGCTACTACTCGACGGTATGGTCATGACTACGGTGAAGGATGAATTCGTTTATCACGAAATGGCGGCTCACCCTGCACTGAACACACACCCGAATCCGAAAAAGGTTCTGGTCGTGGGTGGCGGTGACGGCGGAGTTATCCGTGAAGTCATCAAGCACGCTGCTGTAGAAAAAGCGGTCCTCGTCGAAATCGACGGAAAAGTGATTGAATACTCCAAAAAATATTTGCCTGAAATCGCCGGTAAATTGGACGAGCCTAATGTTGAAGTGCTTGTGAATGACGGCTACATGCATATTATAGAACATAAAAATGAATACGATGTAATCATCGTTGACTCTACAGAACCTGTAGGCCCAGCTGCTCCACTGTTCGAGCGCGGTTTCTACCAAGGTATCTATGAGGCGCTGAAAGAAGACGGAATCTTTGTTGCTCAAACGGACAACCCTTGGTTCAAAGCGGATCTGATCCAAAAAGTAAACAAAGACGTTAAAGAAATCTTCCCGATCGTACATGTGTACGGCTGTAATATCCCTACGTACCCAAGCGGTCTGTGGACTTTTACAATGGGCAGCAAAAAACATAATCCGCTTGAGGTGGATGAGACGCAGATTCCAGAGATGGATACGAAATATTACTCTCCACGTCTGCACAAAGCGGCGTTTGTTCTTCCTAAATTCGTGGAAGACCTTACGAAATAA
- a CDS encoding S8 family peptidase, translated as MDYTGFLHQLVEGMQRPEPEQGRRHLIRFAKPKQYEACLVELSRMRNEFTDLGAVRSSRLARSIIAPVLNPEELYRYNDEITVEEDETISLHATALHSKPSSVQGIPWGVKQIRAPKVWSVSTGHRIKIGVIDTGADYQHPDLRYSLARGINLLNRSMLPHDDNGHGTHIAGTIAAANSTAGMIGVAPRSLIYPVKAFDHNGSAYVSDIVLGIDWCVRNRVDIINMSFGMKTRSKALLDVVNRAYQAGVVIVASSGNDGKRRSIDYPARYPQTISVGATDKNRRIASFSNRGAYVDVYAPGDKIVSSWVQGKHHEMSGTSMATSHVSGAIALLLAKHPGLSPAEIKTLVKRATVPLRARKTTTAKSKIRGGEIDALKLMQEGGG; from the coding sequence ATGGACTATACTGGTTTTCTACATCAATTGGTTGAAGGAATGCAACGTCCCGAACCAGAACAGGGGCGGCGTCACCTGATCCGGTTTGCCAAACCGAAGCAATATGAAGCCTGCCTTGTGGAACTGTCGCGGATGAGGAATGAATTTACGGATCTTGGTGCGGTACGCTCCTCCCGACTGGCCCGCTCCATTATCGCCCCGGTGCTTAACCCGGAGGAATTATATCGGTACAACGATGAAATCACGGTAGAAGAAGATGAAACGATCTCGCTCCATGCCACTGCGCTACACAGTAAACCGAGCAGTGTTCAGGGCATACCGTGGGGCGTCAAACAGATTCGCGCTCCCAAAGTTTGGTCCGTGTCCACAGGACACCGGATAAAGATTGGCGTAATTGACACCGGTGCCGATTACCAACACCCGGATCTTCGCTACTCGCTGGCACGCGGGATCAATCTATTAAACCGCAGTATGCTCCCTCATGATGATAACGGTCATGGCACACATATTGCCGGGACCATTGCCGCAGCGAACAGTACGGCAGGCATGATCGGTGTAGCTCCTCGTTCCCTAATCTATCCGGTAAAGGCATTCGACCACAACGGTTCAGCCTATGTGTCAGATATCGTGCTTGGTATCGACTGGTGTGTGCGCAATCGGGTCGATATTATCAATATGAGCTTTGGCATGAAAACCCGTAGCAAAGCATTGCTTGATGTGGTCAACCGCGCCTATCAGGCCGGGGTTGTCATTGTTGCTTCGTCAGGAAATGACGGCAAACGACGCAGCATTGATTACCCCGCACGGTATCCACAAACGATATCCGTCGGTGCAACCGACAAAAATCGGCGAATTGCATCCTTCAGTAATCGTGGTGCATATGTGGATGTCTATGCACCTGGTGACAAGATCGTCTCCTCCTGGGTGCAGGGCAAGCACCATGAGATGAGCGGCACCTCCATGGCAACGTCACACGTTAGCGGCGCCATAGCGCTCCTGCTTGCGAAGCATCCCGGCCTGTCACCAGCCGAGATCAAAACGCTCGTGAAGCGTGCGACCGTTCCGCTGCGCGCACGCAAGACAACCACCGCAAAGAGCAAAATACGCGGTGGCGAGATTGACGCCCTCAAGCTGATGCAGGAGGGCGGAGGGTGA
- a CDS encoding DUF6171 family protein, with translation MKSSLIGGRVERQAPCKGCEDQYDVKISEAKIARLVEMASRSRPAVRDAEYERRLSICSDCPGLQYGTTCRYCGCLVQVRAKLAESVCPFPYESRWT, from the coding sequence ATGAAATCATCCTTAATTGGAGGACGTGTCGAACGACAGGCACCTTGCAAGGGATGTGAGGATCAATACGATGTTAAAATCAGTGAAGCCAAAATAGCGCGGCTGGTGGAGATGGCCTCGCGCTCGCGTCCGGCTGTCCGGGATGCCGAGTATGAACGGCGTTTATCCATCTGTTCCGATTGTCCAGGATTACAATACGGTACGACCTGCCGCTATTGCGGCTGTCTCGTACAGGTGCGAGCCAAACTGGCAGAGTCGGTTTGTCCGTTTCCTTATGAATCACGATGGACCTGA
- the rpoE gene encoding DNA-directed RNA polymerase subunit delta, whose product MSTSLNLKIDKEKVREIPLVDLAFMVLKAANTPYYYRDLMNEVAKQRGMTDEEINEFIAQLYTEINIDGRFACVGTSLWGLKRWYPVAGSEDTMTGAKRPRIINDEDDDLEDEDFGEEEDSYNSDEDFDNSDDDQDEDDDDDDDDEDDIFDEEDGEEEVLVEDDDLEDEDLEEDEEESETEDEFDDDSDK is encoded by the coding sequence GTGAGTACCTCGCTCAATTTGAAAATTGATAAAGAAAAGGTTAGAGAGATCCCTTTGGTGGACCTCGCCTTTATGGTGCTGAAAGCGGCCAATACGCCGTATTACTACCGTGATTTGATGAATGAGGTAGCGAAGCAGCGCGGAATGACTGATGAAGAAATCAACGAGTTTATCGCCCAGCTATATACCGAGATTAATATCGATGGCCGCTTTGCTTGCGTCGGTACAAGTCTGTGGGGTTTGAAGCGCTGGTATCCAGTGGCTGGTTCGGAAGATACCATGACGGGTGCGAAGCGTCCGCGCATCATTAACGACGAAGACGATGATCTGGAAGATGAGGACTTCGGCGAAGAGGAAGATAGCTATAACAGCGACGAAGACTTCGATAATTCCGATGATGATCAGGACGAAGATGATGATGACGACGATGATGACGAAGACGACATCTTTGATGAAGAAGACGGCGAAGAAGAAGTGCTGGTTGAAGATGACGATCTGGAAGATGAAGACCTCGAGGAAGACGAAGAAGAGTCCGAAACCGAGGATGAATTTGACGACGATTCCGATAAGTAA
- a CDS encoding DUF1934 domain-containing protein, which produces MSNMRPVQIRLHSRYEGEDVLQEMQGEAVLKGSVLYVRYEEPQAGPEGGITRTTLKLGGQSIKIIRHGEVESEQTFELHRKLPGFYRSPYMSFALSTHTQELELSIQGLSARAAWSYDFYRFDEESGHFAISLHIQEEPIS; this is translated from the coding sequence ATGTCGAACATGCGACCGGTTCAGATCCGGCTGCACAGCCGTTATGAAGGTGAAGATGTACTGCAGGAAATGCAGGGTGAAGCTGTATTGAAGGGGTCTGTGCTCTATGTTCGTTATGAAGAACCACAGGCTGGGCCCGAGGGCGGCATCACTCGAACAACATTGAAGCTGGGCGGACAATCCATCAAGATTATACGTCACGGCGAGGTGGAATCGGAGCAAACATTTGAATTACATCGCAAACTCCCTGGTTTTTATCGCTCGCCGTATATGTCGTTTGCCTTGTCCACGCATACACAGGAGCTGGAACTCTCCATTCAGGGATTGAGCGCACGCGCTGCGTGGAGTTACGACTTTTACCGCTTTGACGAAGAATCGGGACATTTCGCTATTAGTTTGCATATACAGGAGGAACCAATTTCATGA
- the speB gene encoding agmatinase → MKLDQAYSGNVFICSSEDYENSKAVIYGMPMDYTVSFRPGSRFGPSHIRQASVGLEEYSPYLDKSIVDMTYFDAGDLLLPFGNAGRSLEVIGEYIGGLLADDKFPIGLGGEHLVTWPVIQQMYKKYPDLILIHIDAHADLRENYEGEPLSHSTPVRKAAELMGGKNIYQFGIRSGSREEFQFGRENINFYPFEVAAPMKEALPKMGNRPVYVTIDIDVLDPSAAPGTGTAEAGGITSKELLEAIHMIAGSDVNVVGCDLVEVAPIYDPTEQTQIVAAKMIREMLLGFVK, encoded by the coding sequence ATGAAGTTGGATCAAGCTTATTCAGGTAACGTGTTTATTTGCAGTTCAGAGGATTATGAGAACTCCAAAGCGGTCATTTATGGTATGCCGATGGATTACACCGTCAGCTTCCGTCCAGGGTCCCGTTTTGGTCCTTCCCATATCCGTCAGGCGTCGGTTGGACTTGAAGAGTACAGCCCTTACCTGGATAAAAGCATTGTGGATATGACTTACTTTGACGCTGGAGATCTGCTTTTGCCTTTCGGTAACGCAGGACGCAGTCTCGAAGTCATCGGAGAATATATCGGTGGCCTGCTGGCTGACGACAAATTCCCGATTGGTCTCGGCGGGGAACACCTTGTCACTTGGCCTGTCATTCAGCAAATGTACAAAAAATATCCGGATCTTATCCTGATTCATATTGATGCACATGCGGACCTTCGTGAAAACTATGAAGGCGAGCCATTGTCCCACTCAACGCCAGTGCGTAAAGCAGCTGAATTGATGGGCGGCAAAAATATTTATCAGTTCGGAATTCGTTCCGGTTCCCGGGAAGAGTTCCAGTTTGGACGGGAGAACATCAACTTCTATCCGTTTGAAGTGGCAGCTCCGATGAAGGAAGCTCTTCCGAAAATGGGTAACCGTCCGGTTTACGTGACAATCGATATCGACGTGCTTGATCCATCTGCGGCTCCGGGTACAGGAACAGCAGAAGCGGGCGGTATTACGTCCAAGGAACTGCTTGAAGCCATTCACATGATCGCAGGATCAGATGTAAATGTGGTGGGTTGTGACCTGGTTGAGGTGGCCCCTATTTACGATCCTACGGAACAGACACAAATTGTGGCTGCAAAGATGATCCGTGAAATGCTGCTTGGATTTGTGAAGTAA
- the argS gene encoding arginine--tRNA ligase, with amino-acid sequence MTRNPLDTINERVSTAIGNAIVAAGIVAQEDLPIITLEVPREKTHGDLATNAAMQLTKIAKRNPRQIAEEIIANLNLSEAGIEKAEIAGPGFINFKLDKSYLYPVLGLVHEQGENYGRINVGEGRKVEMEFVSANPTGSLHLGHARGAAVGDALCNILDYAGYDVTREYYINDAGNQVFNLARSIEARYLQELGQDAEMPEDGYHGEDIKGFAKQLVAEKGDELLSMHPGDRAAYFRDFGLEKELDKIKRDLNRFRVNFDIWFSETSLYDNGEVLRVLDELRDRNEIYEQDGATWLKTMQYGDDKERVLIKNDGTYTYLTPDIAYHRDKYARGYDTMINIWGADHHGYIPRMKAAMQALGNDPEKLVVLIAQMVSLFQNGEKVKMSKRTGKAVTMEDLMDEVGIDAIRYFFTMRSMDSHLDFDMDLAISTSNENPVFYVQYAHARVCSVYRQAEEQGIELLPLEQIDLSKLTTEHEYDLLRKMGELPEEIATAATGYAPHRIVRYVYELASLFHSYYRAERVITEDAGQTQARLALIGAVRTVIATALRLVGVSAPDKM; translated from the coding sequence ATGACACGTAATCCATTAGATACCATTAACGAACGGGTAAGTACTGCCATCGGCAATGCCATTGTGGCTGCTGGCATCGTTGCGCAGGAGGATCTGCCGATCATCACCCTTGAAGTACCACGAGAGAAAACACATGGCGATTTGGCGACCAATGCGGCCATGCAACTGACCAAGATTGCCAAGCGTAATCCACGACAGATTGCAGAAGAGATTATTGCCAATCTCAACCTGTCTGAAGCTGGGATCGAAAAGGCAGAGATTGCCGGACCGGGATTCATTAACTTTAAGCTGGACAAGAGTTATCTCTATCCTGTGCTGGGGCTTGTGCATGAGCAGGGTGAGAATTATGGGAGAATTAATGTTGGTGAAGGGCGCAAGGTCGAGATGGAGTTTGTCAGTGCCAACCCGACAGGCAGTCTGCACCTGGGCCATGCGCGGGGAGCGGCTGTGGGTGATGCGCTTTGCAACATCCTCGACTATGCCGGATATGATGTAACACGTGAATACTACATTAATGATGCTGGTAACCAGGTGTTTAATCTGGCTCGCTCCATTGAAGCTCGTTATTTGCAGGAGCTGGGCCAGGATGCGGAGATGCCGGAAGACGGATACCATGGTGAGGATATTAAAGGATTCGCCAAGCAGCTGGTTGCTGAAAAGGGTGACGAATTACTGTCGATGCATCCTGGTGACCGCGCGGCTTATTTCCGTGACTTTGGCCTGGAGAAAGAACTGGACAAGATCAAACGTGACTTGAATCGTTTCCGTGTCAATTTCGACATCTGGTTCAGCGAAACTTCGCTTTATGATAATGGAGAAGTGCTGCGTGTACTTGATGAATTGCGTGATCGTAATGAAATCTATGAGCAAGATGGCGCAACTTGGTTGAAAACCATGCAGTATGGTGACGACAAAGAGCGTGTTTTGATCAAAAATGACGGTACGTACACGTACCTTACGCCGGATATTGCTTATCACCGTGACAAATACGCGCGTGGATACGACACGATGATTAACATCTGGGGAGCAGACCACCATGGCTACATTCCACGAATGAAAGCAGCCATGCAAGCACTGGGCAATGATCCCGAGAAACTGGTCGTGCTGATTGCGCAGATGGTGAGTCTGTTCCAGAACGGCGAGAAAGTAAAGATGTCCAAACGTACAGGCAAGGCGGTAACGATGGAAGATCTGATGGACGAAGTAGGCATCGATGCCATTCGTTACTTCTTCACCATGCGTAGCATGGACTCTCATTTGGACTTCGACATGGACCTCGCCATCTCGACGTCCAATGAAAACCCGGTATTCTATGTACAATACGCCCATGCTCGGGTATGCAGTGTATACCGTCAGGCAGAGGAGCAAGGCATTGAGCTGCTGCCGCTGGAGCAGATCGATCTCTCGAAGTTGACCACGGAGCATGAATATGATCTTCTTCGCAAAATGGGTGAACTGCCTGAAGAAATCGCGACTGCTGCTACGGGTTATGCCCCTCATCGTATTGTTCGTTATGTATATGAACTGGCATCCCTGTTCCACAGTTACTATCGTGCAGAGCGCGTCATTACGGAAGACGCTGGACAAACCCAGGCGCGTCTGGCGCTGATCGGTGCTGTACGCACCGTCATCGCAACCGCGCTTCGTCTGGTGGGCGTATCTGCACCGGACAAAATGTAA
- a CDS encoding alpha-N-arabinofuranosidase, producing the protein MVEVILKADSEQGLINRNIYGHFSEHLGRCIYEGLWVGEDSPIPNTEGIRNDVLTALQKLHIPVLRWPGGCFADEYHWKDGVGPKAERARMINTHWGGVEENNHFGTHEFLRLCELLGTEPYISGNLGSGTVQEMQEWVEYMTFDGESPMANWRKSNGQEEPWKLKYFGVGNENWGCGGNMRPEYYADEYRRYATYVRNYSGNQIYKIACGPNSDDYRWTEVVMREAGRFMDGISLHYYTIPTGDWADKGQATGFGEAEWFATLKKTLFMEELIVKHSEIMDQYDPEGRVGIIVDEWGTWYNVEPGTNPGFLYQQNTMRDAVLAAVNLDIFNKYNKRVQMANLAQIVNVLQSIVLTEGEKMLLTPTYHVFDMYQVHMDAQRLELNYDSPEYAFGDEKIPQLSLSASRNKDGVIHVTASNLSATDELEVVIQLESAKATSVSGTLLHHADFGAYNTFEQPEQVKPVTWEDLKLEDHTLRFVLPPASVGALAVEG; encoded by the coding sequence ATGGTTGAGGTTATTTTAAAGGCTGATTCGGAACAAGGATTAATAAACCGTAATATATATGGTCACTTTTCCGAGCACTTGGGACGCTGTATCTATGAAGGGTTGTGGGTAGGAGAGGATTCACCTATTCCGAATACGGAAGGCATCCGTAACGATGTGCTGACTGCGCTGCAAAAGCTTCATATTCCGGTGCTTCGCTGGCCTGGCGGTTGTTTTGCCGATGAATACCACTGGAAAGACGGTGTGGGTCCAAAAGCGGAACGTGCCCGAATGATCAATACACACTGGGGCGGCGTAGAGGAGAACAACCATTTTGGTACCCATGAGTTCCTGAGATTGTGCGAATTGCTTGGCACGGAGCCATATATCAGTGGTAATCTGGGTAGCGGTACAGTGCAGGAAATGCAGGAGTGGGTAGAGTACATGACCTTCGACGGTGAATCTCCAATGGCGAACTGGCGTAAAAGCAACGGTCAGGAAGAGCCGTGGAAGTTGAAATATTTTGGTGTGGGAAATGAGAACTGGGGTTGCGGCGGCAATATGCGACCGGAATACTATGCGGATGAATATCGTCGTTACGCCACTTATGTGCGCAATTACTCGGGTAATCAAATTTACAAAATTGCGTGTGGTCCAAACAGCGATGACTATCGCTGGACGGAAGTGGTGATGCGTGAAGCTGGTCGTTTTATGGACGGGATCAGTCTTCACTATTACACCATCCCAACAGGAGATTGGGCAGATAAAGGACAAGCGACAGGGTTTGGGGAAGCCGAGTGGTTTGCGACCTTGAAGAAGACACTCTTTATGGAAGAGCTGATTGTGAAGCACTCCGAGATTATGGATCAATATGATCCTGAAGGCCGGGTAGGTATCATCGTGGATGAGTGGGGAACCTGGTATAATGTTGAGCCGGGAACAAACCCTGGTTTCCTGTACCAGCAAAATACGATGAGGGACGCCGTGCTTGCAGCGGTCAACCTGGATATTTTCAACAAATACAATAAAAGAGTACAGATGGCTAACCTGGCACAGATCGTGAATGTGCTCCAGTCCATTGTGCTGACAGAGGGAGAAAAGATGCTCCTGACGCCAACGTACCATGTCTTTGATATGTATCAGGTCCATATGGACGCGCAGCGATTGGAGCTGAACTATGATAGCCCTGAATATGCTTTCGGGGATGAGAAGATCCCTCAACTCAGTCTGTCTGCTTCCCGCAACAAGGATGGCGTTATTCATGTGACAGCGAGCAATCTGAGCGCTACGGATGAACTGGAAGTTGTCATTCAGCTTGAGTCAGCGAAAGCCACCAGCGTATCGGGCACACTTTTGCATCACGCTGATTTCGGGGCGTACAATACGTTTGAACAGCCGGAGCAGGTAAAGCCTGTAACCTGGGAAGATCTCAAGCTGGAGGATCATACACTGCGGTTTGTACTTCCACCCGCATCTGTTGGGGCCCTCGCTGTAGAGGGGTAA
- a CDS encoding WD40/YVTN/BNR-like repeat-containing protein gives MTTKSRMTWKRFGALALSVTLAWGLGPVHMLPGADAASSPTCGSGDHGLTATLKKGSGVEDQRLQFTDIDFLNNTTGRASGEGFLMGTSNSGCTWQSIYTGQWQFAQLDFPNNVNGFALARVKDSPTTYLIRSTDGGAHWTRLDTRGLQFKRIDFHNKNEGFGYTYNNAYMTKDGGATWNPISTPANTRGAAFITEKQGYVIVAVPGSGYRIMQTSNGGKNWTQSLKVASTTWSGGDVYASGNQVWALLYGDAGMSQQSYSLYASGNEGENWRQVFAQSTAGGGPAPGAGSTGNGKGPADPGGHPGNMALIGNQTAYLSGGSPAAGKVGIGRSYNAGSTWKNIDLKEPGYSSRISFPSAKTGWLVVTSDNSPAIYETTDGGTTWKQKMLLPAEDE, from the coding sequence ATGACAACAAAGAGCAGAATGACGTGGAAACGGTTTGGCGCACTCGCCCTATCGGTAACACTGGCTTGGGGACTGGGACCGGTACATATGCTACCCGGCGCTGACGCTGCATCCTCCCCGACATGTGGAAGTGGAGATCATGGATTAACGGCTACGTTGAAAAAGGGCAGTGGTGTGGAAGACCAACGACTGCAATTTACGGATATCGATTTTCTAAACAATACAACCGGACGGGCTAGTGGTGAAGGCTTCCTCATGGGTACATCGAATTCAGGTTGCACTTGGCAGTCCATCTATACAGGTCAATGGCAGTTCGCACAACTTGATTTTCCGAATAATGTGAATGGATTTGCGTTGGCGCGGGTGAAGGATTCACCTACGACGTATCTCATCCGTTCAACGGATGGTGGAGCGCACTGGACACGGCTGGATACCAGAGGCTTACAATTTAAACGAATTGACTTTCACAATAAAAATGAGGGCTTCGGTTACACCTATAATAATGCTTATATGACGAAGGATGGTGGTGCAACATGGAACCCGATCTCCACACCAGCCAATACACGCGGAGCTGCGTTCATAACAGAGAAGCAAGGTTATGTGATTGTAGCGGTTCCTGGCTCGGGGTACCGAATCATGCAGACAAGTAATGGGGGCAAGAACTGGACGCAATCGTTGAAGGTGGCCTCAACAACCTGGAGCGGTGGAGATGTATACGCAAGCGGTAACCAGGTATGGGCCCTTCTGTATGGCGATGCAGGCATGTCCCAGCAGTCCTATTCTCTCTACGCGAGTGGGAATGAAGGCGAGAATTGGAGACAGGTCTTCGCTCAATCTACAGCAGGTGGTGGCCCAGCTCCAGGTGCAGGCAGCACAGGGAATGGAAAAGGCCCTGCAGACCCAGGGGGTCACCCGGGGAATATGGCGTTGATCGGTAATCAGACAGCTTATCTCTCAGGGGGATCACCTGCAGCAGGCAAAGTAGGGATTGGACGTTCTTATAATGCAGGTTCCACGTGGAAAAATATCGACCTCAAAGAGCCGGGATATAGCTCTCGCATTTCGTTTCCTTCTGCCAAAACAGGTTGGCTCGTCGTAACAAGCGACAATTCACCTGCGATTTATGAGACGACAGATGGTGGAACAACATGGAAGCAAAAAATGTTATTACCCGCTGAAGACGAGTAA